The Drosophila suzukii unplaced genomic scaffold, CBGP_Dsuzu_IsoJpt1.0 scf_17, whole genome shotgun sequence genome includes a window with the following:
- the LOC108017091 gene encoding uncharacterized protein codes for MREIRAHSQRQRISRGTRRPATPGIPLPQTSTLRSRRHLANMLIASAVIFIACWSPHVFCIFYKNFGGKQQCSQISVYLSLLLGYFYSAISPVIYWALNHNSLRQSPFAPIIRLRSMQNFLRSRFRTYTAPPPPSSTNEAALGAFNPKLIKLTPKQYRAQDSSHYFY; via the exons ATGAGGGAGATTCGAGCTCACTCACAGCGACAGCGGATTAGCCGGGGAACGAGGAGACCGGCGACACCCGGAATTCCATTGCCCCAGACATCTACACTTCGGTCCCGCCGGCACCTGGCCAACATGCTGATCGCATCGGCAGTGATCTTCATAGCCTGCTGGTCCCCACACGTCTTTTGCATCTTCTACAAAAACTTCGGAGGCAAGCAACAGTGCAGCCAAATCTCCGTTTACTTAAGCCTCCTGCTGG GCTACTTCTACTCGGCCATCAGTCCGGTGATCTACTGGGCTCTGAACCACAATTCGCTTCGACAATCTCCCTTCGCGCCCATCATCCGCCTGCGCTCCATGCAAAACTTCCTGAGGTCCCGCTTCCGGACGTACACCGCGCCGCCACCTCCATCGTCCACCAACGAGGCAGCCTTGGGTGCCTTCAACCCCAAGCTGATCAAGCTGACTCCAAAACAGTATAGAGCTCAGGACTCTTCGCATTATTTCTACTAG